In Miscanthus floridulus cultivar M001 chromosome 5, ASM1932011v1, whole genome shotgun sequence, one genomic interval encodes:
- the LOC136455348 gene encoding uncharacterized protein translates to MQGKILPHIVDKLKEQNRNLDIDVIISDDGIAELCARGGSSFRFVVNLDQRTCTYRAWQVSGLPCKHALAYITSIRGEKIEDHVDNYYSMHKFRSAYEGIIPTIPDKSMWPKSDHGFFMHPPLLKSTAGRRRQTRFRGGAEGGNNGNKGRH, encoded by the coding sequence ATGCAGGGCAAGATACTTCCACACATTGTGGACAAGCTGAAGGAGCAAAATAGGAACCTAGATATTGATGTCATAATTAGcgatgatggcattgcagagtTATGTGCAAGAGGAGGATCAAGCTTCAGATTTGTTGTGAATTTGGACCAAAGGACTTGCACTTATAGGGCTTGGCAGGTTTCAGGCCTACCATGTAAGCATGCACTGGCCTACATCACTAGCATAAGAGGAGAGAAAATTGAAGACCATGTGGACAACTACTACTCAATGCATAAGTTCAGGTCAGCTTATGAGGGTATTATCCCTACCATTCCTGATAAGTCCATGTGGCCCAAATCTGATCATGGCTTCTTCATGCATCCACCTCTTCTCAAATCAACTGCTGGTAGAAGGAGGCAGACAAGGTTCAGAGGAGGTGCTGAAGGTGGCAACAACGGCAATAAAGGCAGGCACTAG